GGCATCCGCTGCATCTCGCCGAACTGCTGCGCTGCGCGCTCCCGTCCGCTGCGGCCGGGGAGTTGGGAAAGAATCGGATGGGAGGCAGGTGAAAGGCGATGTCGCAGGTCGTCGTGGTGACCGGGGCGAGCGCAGGTGTCGGTCGCGCGGTTGCCCGCGCTTACGGCAAGCGCGGGGCGCGGGTGGCACTCGTGGCCCGCGGGCGAACCGGGCTCGACGCCGCCGCGCGGGAGGTTCGCGACGCCGGCGGGATGCCACTGGTGGTCCCGGCCGACGTCTCCGACGACGAGCAGGTCGCGGCGGCGGCCGCGCGTGTGGAGAGCGAACTGGGGCCCATTGATGTCTGGGTCAACGCCGCATTCGCTACGGTTTTCATGCCGTTCGAGGAGATCAGCCCCGAGGAGTACCGGCGCGTCACCGAGGTCACCTACCTCGGGTGCGTGCACGGGACAATGGCCGCGCTGCGCCACATGCGCCCGCGTGATCGGGGCGTGATCGTGCACGTCGGCTCCGCCCTGGCATACCGGGGAATTCCGCTGCAATCGGCATATTGCGGGGCCAAGCACGCGATCCAAGGGTTCCACGAGTCCCTGCGCTGCGAACTGCTGCATGAGCGCAGCGGCATCCGGACCACCATGGTGCAGCTGCCCGCGGTGAACACACCACAGTTCTCGTGGGTGCGCTCCCGGCTGCCGCACCACCCCCAACCGATGCCGCCGATCTACCAACCCGAGATCGTCGCCGATGCGGTGCTCCACGCCGCCGACCACCCGCAGCGCCGCGAATACTGGGTCGGCGGCAGCACCGTAGCCACCCTGATCGCCAACGCCCTGGTTCCCGGGCTGCTGGAGCGCTACCTCGCCCGCAACGGGTACGCCGCGCAGCAGAACGCCGATGTCGACGATCCCGCCCGAGCGGATAACCTGTGGGAGCCTGCGGACGGAACGGACGGTCGGGACTACGGCGCTCGCGGAGTCTTCGGCCGGGCGCACGAGCGCAGCCCGCAGATGTGGGCGTCCCACCACCACAACGCACTCGCCCTCGCCGCGGCAGGGATGACCGCCGTGGGCTTGGGCGTGCTGCGCCGCCGGACCCCACGAGCGCGGAGGGCCCGGTGAGCGACGAAGACGCCGTCCGCCCTCACATCCTGCGCGAATACTCCGTGCTCGCCGACGGCTACCGGGGCGCGGTCTGCGGTCCACGCGGCGACATCGTGTGGCTGTGCGCGCCCCTGTGGCACGACGACGCGGTGTTCTCAAGGCTGCTCGGTGGGGCCGGCGCCTACGTGATCGCACCCGTCGAGCCCTTCGCGTGGGGCGGCTACTACGAACCGCGATCACTGATCTGGCGCCACCGGTGGGTGACCACCTCGACCATCGTCGAATGCCGGGACGCCCTGGCCCGGCCCGGCCAGCGCGACCGGGTGGTGCTGCTGCGCCGGATCGAGGCCGTCGAACGCGAAGTGAGGCTGCACGTGATGCTCGACGTCCGAGCCGGTTTCGGCCAGCACCCCACCCGAGATCTCACACTCGACGACGCCGGGCACTGGACCGCAGACAGCGGCGGGCTGCGGATACGCTGGTCCGGCGCGCCAAACGCCACAGTGGACAACGGCGTGCTCCGGACGGAGGTGACCGTTCCCGCCGGCGGGCACCACGACTTCGTCCTCGAACTTTCCCCGGGTCGGCTCGGCGACCCGGTCGAACCCGAATTCGCCTGGCGCAGCACGGAGACGACGTGGTCCCGCGAGGTCCCGACGTTCGACAACCTCGTGGCACCCAGGGACGCGCAACACGCCTGTGCCGTGCTGCGCGGATTGACGGTGCCGCGCGGCGGCATGGTGGCGGCGGCGACGATGTCGTTGCCCGAACGCGCCGAACAAGGCCGCAACTACGACTACCGCTACACGTGGATCCGCGATCAGTGCTACGCCGGGATCGCGGCAGCCGCAGCCGGCGAACAAGCGCTCCTGGACGACGCGGTGTCGTTCATGACCGAACGCATCCTGGCCAACGGCGACGGGCTGCGCCCCGCCTACACCGCCGAGGGCGGCACGGTGCCCGACGAACAGCGGCTGGTCGACCTGCCCGGCTACCCCGGCGGGCAGACCGTCGCCCGCGGGAACCGGGTCACGCGCCAGGCTCAGCTCGACTGCTACGGAGAACTTCTCCAGCTGCTCGCCGAAGCCGCCCGCTACGGGCGGCTGGACGGCGACAGGCAACGCGCCGTGCAGCTGGCCGTCGCCGCCATCGGCCGCCACTGGGGGGAACCGGAGGCCGGGCTGTGGGAGCTCGCCGACGACTGGTGGACACATTCGCGGCTGGCCTGCGTCGCGGGCCTGAAAACGGCGGCGCGGGTCGCCCACCGAAGCGATGTCCCGGCCATGCTGAGCCTCGCGGACGCGATCCTCGCCGAAACCTCGCGACGCTGCCTGCACCCGGACGGTCACTGGCAACGCAGCCCAACCCGGACCGGGCCCGACGCCGCCCTCCTCCTCCCGCCGGTGCGCGGGGCGCTGCCCGGGGACGATCCGCGCACCCGGGCGACCATCGCGGCGGTTCTCCGCGACCTCGGCGAGGACGGCTACCTCTACCGGTTCCGGCACTCCCCGCAGCCCCTGGAGAGCGACGAAGGCGCGTTCCTGCTGTGCGGGTTCTTCATGGCGCTCGCGGAAAACCAGCAGGGCAACGACACCGCCGCGATGCGGTGGTTCGAGCGCAACCGCGCGGCCTGCGGAACACCGGGTTTGTTCGCCGAGGAATACGACGTCCGGCAACGCCAACTCCGCGGGAACCTCCCGCAAGCCTTCGTCCATGCCCTCCTCCTCGAATCCTGCGTGCGCCTGCGCCGAGCCGCGTAGGCGCCGAGCGTTCAGCCGCAGCTGGTATGTCGAGGGCGAACGCCAGAATTTCCTTGCAACGGTTGGGAGAGCGACGTCGAAGTGCTTGGCAAGCGCGGTGAATACCTGCTTGTGCTGGCGGCGTTGCGTGCGGCTGAACACGCGGTCAGGTGGGGTCCGTGCGCGGTGGGGTCCGGCGCAGGCATCGTATGCGGTGCAGGACGTCGATTTGGGCGCGGTTGTAGAGGTCTTTGACAGCTACGGCGAGCGTCCTCGCGGCAGGGTGTACACCGGTCGGTACGTCGGGGCGCAGTTCCTTCAGCGCGGGGTGTTCGGTCCGGAGTCTGTCGCCGAATGCGACCAGGCGTTCCGCCAGCTCGTGCCGGGTCTGCTCGTCGGTGTCGGCGGGCAGATTGTCGAACTCGGTGATCGCGGGGTCGGTAGGGATTATCGGCAGCATTTCCGTGTAGGCATTGAGGGTTGAGGGGTCGAGCACGCGGCTCATGACCACGAGCAGGGAGCGGTCGGCTTCGGAGAGATCGCCAGTCACCGTGGCCGGGATGAGCTCGGGTGGCGGCTCCTACGGCGGCTACGCCACGCTGGTCGGCGTCGCTTTCACCCCGGACGTCTTCGCCGCCGCCATCGACTACGTCGGCATTTCCAACCTCGCGAACTTCATGCGAACCCTTCCCCCTTTCGTGCAGCCCCAGATAGTCAACAATTGGCACTTGTACGTCGGTGACCCCGACGACCCGGAGCAAGAGGCCGACATGCTGGCCCGTTCGCCGATCAGCCGGGTGGACCAGATCCGCACACCGCTGATGGTGCTCCAGGGCGCCAACGATGTCCGCGTCGTGCAGGCTGAGTCCGACAACATCGTCGACGCGCTGCGCGCCCGCGGCGTGGAAGTCGAGTACACGGTCTTCGACGACGAAGGCCACATGTTCGCGAACCCGGAGAACCTGATCGCCATGTTCCACGCGGCCGAGCGTTTCCTCGGCCGACACCTGGGCGGTCGGCCCGACAACCGGTGAGGAGGACTGATGAACCACGTTTTCCCCTCCGCTCATCAAGTCCGACCGGGTGCGGGTGCCGCGCAAGAGACCGAGGAGAGCCACATGATGCCAGAACACGGCCGCAACAGCGGCGAGACACCCCATGCCGCCGAGTTGGCCCCGAAGCCGACGCTGCTCGACCAGATGGGCGGCCCGTCCGGGCTGGTGTACACCGGACTGCCGGTCGTGGTCTTCGTCGTGGCCAACAGCGTGTTCGGACTGCAGGGCGGTATCTGGAGCGCCATCGGTATCGCGGTGGCGATCACCGTGCTGCGGCTGGTGCGCAAGGAGCCAATCCGACCGGCCGTCTCCGGCCTGATCGGCGTCGGGGTCGCCGCGTTCATCGCCTACCAGACCGGATCGGCCAAGGGGTTCTTCCTCGTGGGTATCTGGGCGAGCCTCCTGATCGGAAGTGTCCTGCTCGTGTCGGTCCTCGTGCGGTGGCCGCTGGTCGGGGTCGCGGTGAACCTGTTCGGGGACAAGGGGAACGCGTGGCGCAGGGACCGGCCATCGCGGCACGACTATGACATCGCCACCCTCGCGCTGGTGAGCGTCTTCGCGGCCAGGTTCGTCGTGCAGCAGTGGCTCTACAACGAGGACAACACCGGCTGGCTGGCGTTCGCGAAGATCGCGATGGGCTACCCGCTCCTCGGTCTGGCGCTGCTGGTGGTCGTCTGGGCGGCCCGGCGCTCGACCAAGCGACTCAAGGCACTCGACTGACGGGGGATTCTGCACGGACCGCATGGCCGATCGCTCGAACCGCATCGGACCCGTCGACCACGCGCCACGCTCTACGGCTCCTGAACGCCGACTGTCGCCTTGGGTGTCTTCGTTGTCGACCGATGGCGGCTCAAGCATGGACGACAACCATCTTGCCTTTGGCCTCGCCAGCCTCCATCACGCGATACGCTTCGCGCACGTCCTCGAAGTCGAACACGCGCGAGGGCTTCGCCTTCAACCAGCCCGCTTACTCGGCGCGCTCCGCGCCAGCTTTCGCTAGCAAGGAGATAGCTTGCTGTTACATGCGTTCTGGTGCGCTGATGCCGAGCAGGCCGAGCCCATGTTGCAGCGTGCGCGCGTGCACCCTCTCCGGCGGCCTCGGCGTCCCGAAGTGCGCGCAGCAGGAGGTTTCGGGTGTAGCTGCGGCCTTCCTCGGGAAATGGCGCGATCTGCTCCCACAAGCGGGTCAGGGTCTGGGAGGAGGAGTGCGCGCGGTCGCGAGCCACGGTGGACGCTGTGGGTTCGCTTGATACCACGGTGCTGTGGCGAGACGAGGTCTTCTCGCTCCGCTACATCGTCACCCACATGATCGAGGAGTATGCGCGCCACAACGGTCATGCCGATCTGCTTCGCGAGAGTATCGACGGAACCGTTGGCGAGTAAGGGGACCACGTCTTCCGACGTCGGTGGTCCTGGTCTTCGCTGCGGGGACGATCGGTGGCCCTTGACCCGTTGGGGCAGGGCCGAGCGGCCGGGGTAGAGATCATTCCGATCATCTTGCTGACGTCAGTGACGCTGTTGACCATCTCTGCGGTGGGAGCGAGGCAGGCGCGGCTGGCGTGGTGGCTGGCGATCGTGCTCCCCGTGATCTCGCTACCGGCTACATCGGTGGCTGCTGAACTAGCGGTCGATGTCGTCATGGCGTTGTGGCGACCCCAGCTCAGAGAACGCTCGCCGGCTCATTGTGCGGATGACCACCGCCTCGCTCTCGGCGATCGGCAGCATCTCCTCAGCCGGGTGGACACGACATGTTCCTCCAACAGCGGCTGGGCCACAGCATCAGCATGAATCACTTGGCTGCGCTCAGTATCAGGGCGGCCGCCATGGCGCGCGGTAGGCCGGTGTAGATCGGTTTCGACGACTTCTATTCGACCGAGCGGGCACGGTACGCGACGAACCCCTGTGTGGTTAGCCCGCGAGGAAGAGGTCTTCGAGGTTTGGGCGCCATACCTTGCTCTTGCATGGATGGGGCGCGAGGTCGTGCGTGGTCAACGTTTTGGTGAGCATCCGGTATGCGTGGTGGGCGGCGTCGTGGTCGGTGCAGAAGATCACGTAGTTGTCGGTGACTCGTATGACGGTGCTGTCAGCGAGGGCGTGATCGACCTGCAGCAGTCATAGGTTGGTCAGCAGCGGGGATAGCCCGCTGCCCGGTGCGAGCGGGGATGGGAGCCCGTTGAGGACTCGTCGCACGATGCGTAGGAAGCTCCCGTCATGGATCCAGTCCGCCAGCCAGCGCATGGTTTGGTCGACGGTGCTGCCTGCGGTCGCGCGGGTGACGTCGATGTCGGCTACCCAGCAGGGGCTGGTGATTCCGTGGCGCTGGGCGTAGGCGAGGGCGTGGGCGCGGCTGCGGCCGGGCCGCCAGCCGAACAGCCAGTCCGGATACGCGTGGGCTTCGAGTATCGGTTCCGCGCACTGGCGTAGCGCTCGGTGCACGATGCGGTCCTCGACCGTTGGAATGACGATCGCCAGGTCTTTGTCATCGAGGCTCCAGGTGACTTGCCGGAGTGGGCTGGGAGTCCAGGAGCCGTCGTGCAGGTGTGCCGCCAATTTCGCAAGCCGTGCGTCTAGCCCGGCCCGGTAGTTGCGCCAGGTCATGCCATCGGCGCCGGGGCTGGAGGTCGTGCGCATGCATCCGCGTGCGGCCTGCTTGAGTCGGCGCCGATCGGTGAGCAGCGGCATCAGTGAGTGTGTCTGCCGCGCCTGCGGACGCGCGCGAGATCCGGTTACTGCGGGTCGGCTGTCGTGCTCATGCGGCGTCCAGGTGCGGGTCGATGCGCCTGCGGCCAGGATCTCTCGGGCATGTGGCCCGTGGTGCAGCACCGGGTCCAGCGCCGCCAGGTTGGGGACGAATGGGCCGCGCCCTTGCGGGTAGGGGTGGTGAGTGTAGGTGGCGACTTCGATTGCGATGCCTGCCTGGGTCAGCAGCCTCGTGTCGAGGTAGTGCGGTGCTCCGGTGCCCACACGCAGCACCGTCGCGCCGGTGCGGCGGCACAGATCGACGAGCATCGCGGTCTTGGTGCCTGTGGGATCAAGACTGCTGGAGGGGATGAGTTGGATGTCCAGTCCCAGTGCGCGGGACACCAGTTTGATGAGGGTGGTGTTCACCGCGGTCAGCGTTGTCCACGGCTGGTGGTAGATCGCGTGGAGGTCCTCGGCGTAGGTGTCGAAGTACTTGGCGCGCCGGTAGATCTGGCTCAGGGTGCGCCAGTGGCGGTGGGCCCAGCGCGGGTCGGCGATGGCCACGTCCCGGATCGGTTGCGGATATCGGCCTGTGCGGCGGACAGGAACGCTGAGTCGTTGCCGTCCGCCGGTGTGGCCACGGATCCAGGTGCGATGCTGGACGCCTCGTTCGGCGAACTGGACGTGGTCGAGCAACACGAGCTGGTCTACGTCGAACAGTCGGGCGAAGTAGCCCTGCCACGGTAGATATGACGGCTGGTGCGCGACAAGTACCTTGGGTGGGTGGTTTTCCTTGCGGTGTAACGACATGGCTGAAACGGCTCCGTGGAATGGGTCAGTACGCCAGGCGATAGGGGACGAATTTCTCGGCATAGTGCCAGCCCAGCGCACCGCCGGCTGCGGCGTCGGTGGTGCGGATGTTTTCGATAGCGCGGGGATGACCTCCGCCGCGTAGTTGCGAGGTGTAGCAGCGTAGCGCGTGTTCCTTGGCGTACCAGTGCGCCGAGGTGTTGACGTGGACACGCCAGGGCTCCTCCTGGGCGCACCAGTGGTCCTCGACGCCGCGGAATCCGAGGACGAGTGAGGGTGTGTGCTTGCTTTCGCGTGCGTGGACCCGCGCGGCGGCGAACGCGGCCCGGTGCACCACCTGGTGATCTTGGTGAAAGCCACCGGCCGCAGGGATGAGCAGCGCGTCCGGTTTAAGGATGGCCAGCGACGCTGTTGGGTGTTGCTCGATCAGCTCGACGAGGGCCCGAGGCCGAGCGGCGATGTCCAGGTCACCGGTCTCATCGATCCAGGCCATCGCCTGGGTTGTGACGCCCAGCGCGGCGCACGCCTGGATGAATTCGTTCTGGCGCACGACTGGGTCGCTGACGCCACCCCACATCGGCGCGGCGCGCACGGTGACGGCGAGCACGTGAACGTCGACTCCGTCGGCGACCAGCCGTGCGATCGTTCCGCCGCAGCCCAGGGTTTCGTCGTCGGGATGCGGTGCCACGACCAACGCGCGCTCTCCCGCGCTGAGTCCCAAGACGCTCACTAGTCCGCCCTCCGCTGGAGCGCTGGCTCGACGACGCGGAGAAACTGCTCAGCGATCGCGGCCGGATCGTGCTTGGCGGCGCGCTGGATCGCGGTCTGGCTGGCGCGCTGGTACCCCTCGGTGTCGGCGAGCAGTTCGGTCACCGCCTGCCAGAGTCCCGCCGCTCCAGCGGAGGGCGGGACGACGGCTCCAGCGTTACCGATCAGGGTGGGCACGTGGCCGAGGTCGAAGGTGACCACCGGAGTGGCGACGCTGAGAGCTTCCAGCGCTGTGTTACAGAATGTCTCTGGTGAGGTGGAAGCGATCACGGTGCAGGCCGCGCCGGCGAGGAAGGGCTGTACGGCCCGCCACGGCAGATCGGCCACCAGTCTCACCCGGGGATGAGCGCGCGCTCGGCTCTGGCAGTCGGCGATGACCTGCTGCTGCATGCCGGGCCAGTACTCGAAACCGGCTGTGGCCAGGACGATCTCCACGTCCCGTTCGAAGGTATGCGGGCAGGCGGTGATGAGCTCGGCGATGCCCTTGTGCGGTTCGGCACGGGCCACGATCCGCACCGGGCCACTGGTGCGCAAGTGTTCTCGCGCCGTGGCCGAGGGAGGGGTCCCTGGGGTCAGCAACGCGTTGGGTACTGCTCGCCAGCCCCTGGTGTCCAGGCCGGCGTTCGTGGCCTCACGGATCAGGAACTCGCTGTTCGTCAGCACTCGATCCGGCTGGTGAGCCAGAGCTTGGTGCAGGTAGGTGTCGGTGCGCAGCACGCGCATCATCAGGGCGGTCGCGATACCGGGATGTGGTGCGAGGAAGCCCAGGCCCCAGGTGGCGTCGACCCAGCACACCAGATCGGCGTCCACTTGGGACAACAGGTGGCGGGCGTCGTCGGCGACCGTGGACGTGCTCGCGAGGGCGGTCAGGAGAACGTCTTCGGTTGCTGGTGCGGGTAATGCGAAGCGAGGCAGGCGAATGATCTCTACGCCGTCCCCGGGAGACGGCGGGCCCGCGGCGAGGACGTAGGCAAGATGTCCGTTTTCGCGCAGGCCGTACACGCGTTGCTCGATGTCGTGCGCTCCCGAGCCGTCACATGGGGCTGCAGACGCCTGTACCTCACCTCAGAACCGGACAACACCGCAGCACACTCCGCGTGGACGAACCTTGGCTTCACCAACGTGCCAGGCGATCACAACGTCAACGGTGTCTCCGTCATCACCGACTTCAAAGGCCCTGACAAAAGCCGCGCGGTCTACGAACTGATCATCAAATAGCACTCAGACACCATCGTCCGTCCGGCCACTGGCGCAAAGCTGACGCTCAGGCTTTAGCAGCCCAGAAAAATTCCAGCAGGCGCGCAAAGTTGCGGGCGGCGTCGCGTTCGGCACGGACCCTTGACGCAGCAGCGGCCCGCATTTTGGCCCGCTCTTCGGCCGGTAACGAGAGGCCGCGCCGGACCGCCTCGGTCAGTCCATCCGGCTCGTCCGGGTCATACAACATGCCCGTGCGGCCGTCGTCGATCTGTTCGACAAACCCATCCCGGCGCGGGGCCACCACAACCGGGCCAGCGTTTTGCGCCCACAGAGCCGTCTCGAACGGCACATTTGCCAATGTCTCTCCCCTGGACGGACACGCCACCACCCGGGTCTCCGGGAGACCGCACAGGGCTCGCGGCAGGTCCCGGGTGAACCTGGTGACCAATGTCGCCCGCAGATTCTCTTCGCCGATCCGGCGTGCATAGTCCGCGATCAGTGGATCGGCGTGGTCGAACGGGACAGCGACGATCACGGCGTGGACCTCGTTGCGCAATGGGCCAAGGGAGTGAATGAGAACATCGATCCCCTTGGTGGGGTCGGTGCGCCCGATCGTGACCACCAGCGGTCGATCCAGGGGGATCCGCCATCGCGCTGCAACCGCGCGGGCCTGGCCGCTCGGCATGGGCTGTAGGTCCGGGCCGGTCAGGTCGAGGCTGGACGTGTACGGCGCCAGTCGGCGCGGCTGCATCCGGTAGTCCGCTTCAAGATGGCGAGACAGGAACCGGCCGATGTCGGCGATCCAGATCTCGGGATGCTGGTTCGCGCTCTCGATGCCACGCCGTTCCCATTCGATACGCCGCGGATTCGGCGTGGGACGTTCAACGATCAGGGCGGTGCTGTAGAAGCAAAGCAGGATATGCACCGTGCCGCGCGTCGCGGCCGGCTGCCGCATCCACGCCTCGCCGAGCCCGGCGAACGGGGTGTCCACAGCGATCACCAGCAGCTCGTCATAGCGCTGCGCCAACGTCCATGCGCAGCGGGCACCGGCCTTCGACAAGGCCCGCCATGTGGCAACCGACCAGAACTCCGTCTGCGTATCGTAGGGCAACGCGTGGACCCGCCCGCCCCATTTCTCTACGGCCCTCCGACTCGCCTCTAGCTGGGCCGGATCAAAGGCCCAC
The sequence above is a segment of the Saccharopolyspora phatthalungensis genome. Coding sequences within it:
- a CDS encoding DUF3159 domain-containing protein; translation: MPEHGRNSGETPHAAELAPKPTLLDQMGGPSGLVYTGLPVVVFVVANSVFGLQGGIWSAIGIAVAITVLRLVRKEPIRPAVSGLIGVGVAAFIAYQTGSAKGFFLVGIWASLLIGSVLLVSVLVRWPLVGVAVNLFGDKGNAWRRDRPSRHDYDIATLALVSVFAARFVVQQWLYNEDNTGWLAFAKIAMGYPLLGLALLVVVWAARRSTKRLKALD
- a CDS encoding mycothiol transferase, producing MCSHKRVRVWEEECARSRATVDAVGSLDTTVLWRDEVFSLRYIVTHMIEEYARHNGHADLLRESIDGTVGE
- a CDS encoding zinc-binding dehydrogenase; the encoded protein is MKAKPSRVFDFEDVREAYRVMEAGEAKGKMVVVHA
- a CDS encoding WbqC family protein, which gives rise to MSLHRKENHPPKVLVAHQPSYLPWQGYFARLFDVDQLVLLDHVQFAERGVQHRTWIRGHTGGRQRLSVPVRRTGRYPQPIRDVAIADPRWAHRHWRTLSQIYRRAKYFDTYAEDLHAIYHQPWTTLTAVNTTLIKLVSRALGLDIQLIPSSSLDPTGTKTAMLVDLCRRTGATVLRVGTGAPHYLDTRLLTQAGIAIEVATYTHHPYPQGRGPFVPNLAALDPVLHHGPHAREILAAGASTRTWTPHEHDSRPAVTGSRARPQARQTHSLMPLLTDRRRLKQAARGCMRTTSSPGADGMTWRNYRAGLDARLAKLAAHLHDGSWTPSPLRQVTWSLDDKDLAIVIPTVEDRIVHRALRQCAEPILEAHAYPDWLFGWRPGRSRAHALAYAQRHGITSPCWVADIDVTRATAGSTVDQTMRWLADWIHDGSFLRIVRRVLNGLPSPLAPGSGLSPLLTNL
- a CDS encoding alpha/beta hydrolase family protein gives rise to the protein MSSGGGSYGGYATLVGVAFTPDVFAAAIDYVGISNLANFMRTLPPFVQPQIVNNWHLYVGDPDDPEQEADMLARSPISRVDQIRTPLMVLQGANDVRVVQAESDNIVDALRARGVEVEYTVFDDEGHMFANPENLIAMFHAAERFLGRHLGGRPDNR
- a CDS encoding glycoside hydrolase family 15 protein, which translates into the protein MSDEDAVRPHILREYSVLADGYRGAVCGPRGDIVWLCAPLWHDDAVFSRLLGGAGAYVIAPVEPFAWGGYYEPRSLIWRHRWVTTSTIVECRDALARPGQRDRVVLLRRIEAVEREVRLHVMLDVRAGFGQHPTRDLTLDDAGHWTADSGGLRIRWSGAPNATVDNGVLRTEVTVPAGGHHDFVLELSPGRLGDPVEPEFAWRSTETTWSREVPTFDNLVAPRDAQHACAVLRGLTVPRGGMVAAATMSLPERAEQGRNYDYRYTWIRDQCYAGIAAAAAGEQALLDDAVSFMTERILANGDGLRPAYTAEGGTVPDEQRLVDLPGYPGGQTVARGNRVTRQAQLDCYGELLQLLAEAARYGRLDGDRQRAVQLAVAAIGRHWGEPEAGLWELADDWWTHSRLACVAGLKTAARVAHRSDVPAMLSLADAILAETSRRCLHPDGHWQRSPTRTGPDAALLLPPVRGALPGDDPRTRATIAAVLRDLGEDGYLYRFRHSPQPLESDEGAFLLCGFFMALAENQQGNDTAAMRWFERNRAACGTPGLFAEEYDVRQRQLRGNLPQAFVHALLLESCVRLRRAA
- a CDS encoding SDR family oxidoreductase — encoded protein: MSQVVVVTGASAGVGRAVARAYGKRGARVALVARGRTGLDAAAREVRDAGGMPLVVPADVSDDEQVAAAAARVESELGPIDVWVNAAFATVFMPFEEISPEEYRRVTEVTYLGCVHGTMAALRHMRPRDRGVIVHVGSALAYRGIPLQSAYCGAKHAIQGFHESLRCELLHERSGIRTTMVQLPAVNTPQFSWVRSRLPHHPQPMPPIYQPEIVADAVLHAADHPQRREYWVGGSTVATLIANALVPGLLERYLARNGYAAQQNADVDDPARADNLWEPADGTDGRDYGARGVFGRAHERSPQMWASHHHNALALAAAGMTAVGLGVLRRRTPRARRAR
- a CDS encoding GNAT family N-acetyltransferase → MSVFAQAVHALLDVVRSRAVTWGCRRLYLTSEPDNTAAHSAWTNLGFTNVPGDHNVNGVSVITDFKGPDKSRAVYELIIK
- a CDS encoding PIG-L deacetylase family protein gives rise to the protein MSVLGLSAGERALVVAPHPDDETLGCGGTIARLVADGVDVHVLAVTVRAAPMWGGVSDPVVRQNEFIQACAALGVTTQAMAWIDETGDLDIAARPRALVELIEQHPTASLAILKPDALLIPAAGGFHQDHQVVHRAAFAAARVHARESKHTPSLVLGFRGVEDHWCAQEEPWRVHVNTSAHWYAKEHALRCYTSQLRGGGHPRAIENIRTTDAAAGGALGWHYAEKFVPYRLAY
- a CDS encoding glycosyltransferase family 4 protein; protein product: MGTRRAVLYCTVNGVCNNTNGLGRQTTTLLSTLQRHRDLLIGAVGAFDVHLACPQPGPATWAFDPAQLEASRRAVEKWGGRVHALPYDTQTEFWSVATWRALSKAGARCAWTLAQRYDELLVIAVDTPFAGLGEAWMRQPAATRGTVHILLCFYSTALIVERPTPNPRRIEWERRGIESANQHPEIWIADIGRFLSRHLEADYRMQPRRLAPYTSSLDLTGPDLQPMPSGQARAVAARWRIPLDRPLVVTIGRTDPTKGIDVLIHSLGPLRNEVHAVIVAVPFDHADPLIADYARRIGEENLRATLVTRFTRDLPRALCGLPETRVVACPSRGETLANVPFETALWAQNAGPVVVAPRRDGFVEQIDDGRTGMLYDPDEPDGLTEAVRRGLSLPAEERAKMRAAAASRVRAERDAARNFARLLEFFWAAKA
- a CDS encoding glycosyltransferase family 4 protein, which produces MYGLRENGHLAYVLAAGPPSPGDGVEIIRLPRFALPAPATEDVLLTALASTSTVADDARHLLSQVDADLVCWVDATWGLGFLAPHPGIATALMMRVLRTDTYLHQALAHQPDRVLTNSEFLIREATNAGLDTRGWRAVPNALLTPGTPPSATAREHLRTSGPVRIVARAEPHKGIAELITACPHTFERDVEIVLATAGFEYWPGMQQQVIADCQSRARAHPRVRLVADLPWRAVQPFLAGAACTVIASTSPETFCNTALEALSVATPVVTFDLGHVPTLIGNAGAVVPPSAGAAGLWQAVTELLADTEGYQRASQTAIQRAAKHDPAAIAEQFLRVVEPALQRRAD